CTGCACCGCAGGCTCTTGCTATGGCCGCACTTGGCTTCCTGGCTGCTCAACTGGAATGTAACATCTTAGCCGACCTTGCGTCTTGCTCAGGATCTACTGTAGTAAATGGGGCTGATCTCATCCAAGAAAGAAGAGGCTGGCGAGGTGAAGATGCCTGCCGGAAAAGACTGCAAAAACTGGTATCAGAACAAAGAACAGTCCCTGTTGCCAAGTCTTCCAGTGACGTCATTGCAGCTGCCAATGGAGAAGTATTCTACCAACCGCAGCATTGTGACCGTTGCCACAACCCTTCGGAAAAGCATGCAAATGGGGGCTGTAGAACGGACAGTGACCACCATGTCCGTAGCAATCCGCATCAGCCATGCCACACCCAAGTACCACGCAAGGACTCTGCCATGCATGACTGTGTCTTTGTAGAAGAGTCTGTAGAGCAGTGCTGTGCCCAGTGCCACACTTTCCACGGCTCATTCTGCTCCGCTGTTAACCATTGTAGAGATAAAGGACATAGGATAACCCAAGTAACACCCTCCGAGAAGATGCAAGCAGTGATGGAGGAGCAAAGGAGGAAATAccagcttcactgctgcttgcagccGGGGGACTTGCCCCATTACCGCTGCGGTCACTGCAGACAACTTCATTACATAAACTGCAAGGGGGTACAACAGTGCCGACACCAAGGGCACAACGCCAGCATGATTATGCTGGAGAGGGATCAGAAGCTATGGCTTCAGCGCAGCTTGATGGATCTGATGTTACTTTGCAAGAACGCACCAGCAAGCGATGGTGCCTCTGCGTGACGTAACAAAGGAGAGAAAAACGTCTTTCCAAACGCAATACAACACTTTAGAGTTTACACGATGTATATGGCAGGTACACTATGGAAACGAAGAAGGGTATGGCTCCATACTAGAGAGTCACGGGCGCCTCTGTATACAGAGAGTAACAATGCTTCTACAAGGAGATGGGTCAGCAATTCGGCATCCAGTGGAACGTGGCAATCACTTCGTCAGACTGATAACGGACAAAGCCTGAGCATTCAGTTGGACAGTGGTACGGTATGGCGCCATCGATGTATACAGGCGCCGTATTACAGCTCCATACCTCTGAGTTATAGTGCCGTAATACAGGTATGTGAATGAGCC
The Eleutherodactylus coqui strain aEleCoq1 chromosome 11, aEleCoq1.hap1, whole genome shotgun sequence genome window above contains:
- the SPATA2L gene encoding spermatogenesis-associated protein 2-like protein isoform X1, yielding MGATGRMSADSLLAQYNIWLLAAPSSGPVAPCTDDRTIDRVRQRILEDPDLHRALQNDAFTLISSGLQGRDDPLLALQHLAGAFQTLEEAALHLYFTPWRREFHTIKTYSGHYVHTLEAALPQDAIFQALRRLNYEPEEDGTSLKIRVPPAPQALAMAALGFLAAQLECNILADLASCSGSTVVNGADLIQERRGWRGEDACRKRLQKLVSEQRTVPVAKSSSDVIAAANGEVFYQPQHCDRCHNPSEKHANGGCRTDSDHHVRSNPHQPCHTQVPRKDSAMHDCVFVEESVEQCCAQCHTFHGSFCSAVNHCRDKGHRITQVTPSEKMQAVMEEQRRKYQLHCCLQPGDLPHYRCGHCRQLHYINCKGVQQCRHQGHNASMIMLERDQKLWLQRSLMDLMLLCKNAPASDGASA
- the SPATA2L gene encoding spermatogenesis-associated protein 2-like protein isoform X2; its protein translation is MSRMSADSLLAQYNIWLLAAPSSGPVAPCTDDRTIDRVRQRILEDPDLHRALQNDAFTLISSGLQGRDDPLLALQHLAGAFQTLEEAALHLYFTPWRREFHTIKTYSGHYVHTLEAALPQDAIFQALRRLNYEPEEDGTSLKIRVPPAPQALAMAALGFLAAQLECNILADLASCSGSTVVNGADLIQERRGWRGEDACRKRLQKLVSEQRTVPVAKSSSDVIAAANGEVFYQPQHCDRCHNPSEKHANGGCRTDSDHHVRSNPHQPCHTQVPRKDSAMHDCVFVEESVEQCCAQCHTFHGSFCSAVNHCRDKGHRITQVTPSEKMQAVMEEQRRKYQLHCCLQPGDLPHYRCGHCRQLHYINCKGVQQCRHQGHNASMIMLERDQKLWLQRSLMDLMLLCKNAPASDGASA